A window from Mixophyes fleayi isolate aMixFle1 chromosome 12, aMixFle1.hap1, whole genome shotgun sequence encodes these proteins:
- the LOC142108320 gene encoding olfactory receptor 6N1-like yields MGNVTIIVLVRIEPSLHTTMYFFISVFSILENMFMSVTVPNLLANLISADNIISFNGCFTQMYIFNSLGATECYLLVVMVFDRHLAINNPLHYPAIMTHALHIELAVLPWIMGFAIILIPTISIVLLEFCGPNIIDHFFCDFAPLQNLACSDPFISIIFTSTSAILISVLPLIIIIGFYVNIIMTVSKIKSEEGKQKAFSTCTSHLIVTSLFYGTAIIVYVKPKGSHYDKYLAIMYTAFTPMINPFIYTFRNRDVKKVFRNSINPSRKQEPLQNDIHNN; encoded by the coding sequence ATGGGAAACGTTACTATAATTGTTCTTGTCAGAATAGAACCTTCTCTTCAtactacaatgtatttttttattagtgtattcTCTATTTTAGAAAATATGTTTATGTCTGTCACTGTCCCCAATcttttagccaatctaatttcagCTGATAATATTATTTCTTTCAATGGATGTTTTACCCAAATGTACATCTTTAACTCCTTAGGTGCCACTGAATGTTATCTACTTGTAGTAATGGTCTTTGACCGACACCTGGCTATTAACAATCCTTTACACTACCCAGCTATAATGACACATGCTTTACATATTGAGTTGGCTGTTTTACCATGGATCATGGgatttgctattattttaatcccCACCATCAGCATAGTACTTTTGGAATTCTGTGGCCCTAATATAATCGACCACTTCTTCTGTGACTTTGCTCCTCTGCAGAACTTGGCATGTTCAGATCCCTTCATTAGCATTATATTTACAAGCACAAGTGCAATATTAATTTCTGTTTTGCCTTTAATTATAATCATAGGATTCTATGTCAATATCATAATGACTGTTTCAAAAATCAAGAGTgaggagggaaaacagaaagccTTTTCTACATGTACATCTCATCTTATTGTAACCAGCCTATTTTATGGTACAGCCATCATTGTGTATGTCAAACCTAAGGGAAGCCATTATGACAAGTATCTTGCTATTATGTACACAGCATTCACACCTATGATTAACCCTTTTATTTATACCTTTAGAAACAGGGATGTTAAGAAAGTTTTCAGGAACTCAATAAACCCTTCTAGAAAACAAGAGCCACTTCAAAACGATATTCATAATAATTAG